A genomic segment from Pseudomonas sp. S09G 359 encodes:
- a CDS encoding IclR family transcriptional regulator: MDISSTPPLPASTKENAGGRVQVIDRSIVLLRTLSGLKHGASALDLARLTGIDRTTIHRLLKTLTHWSLIESQGGTYRIGPECLIYSAAYLNRLNLRKIALPYAIELQRVIGERQAIVSLSVPVGDQVVLIERMWTPTTPLNVIVDLADQFPIDGSPSGRAVLATYSEAAAQAILGAARYAKARPALELIRSQQDFAFGHGEFKPGLSSVAFPIRLEAGQAIGAVVVAGLEMEDETHPASSLASHVRRACEGIAAQLGNL; this comes from the coding sequence ATGGATATTTCTTCAACGCCTCCCCTGCCTGCCAGCACCAAGGAAAATGCCGGCGGGCGCGTTCAGGTCATCGACCGCTCGATCGTGCTGTTGCGCACGCTGTCGGGGCTCAAGCACGGCGCCAGTGCGCTGGACCTTGCACGCCTGACCGGCATCGACCGCACCACCATCCACCGCCTGCTCAAAACCCTGACCCACTGGAGCCTGATCGAGTCCCAGGGCGGCACCTACCGCATCGGCCCGGAGTGCCTGATCTATTCGGCGGCGTACCTGAACCGGCTGAACCTGCGCAAGATCGCCCTGCCCTACGCCATCGAATTGCAACGGGTGATCGGCGAGCGCCAGGCGATTGTGTCGCTGTCGGTGCCGGTGGGCGACCAGGTGGTGTTGATCGAACGGATGTGGACGCCGACCACGCCGCTCAACGTGATTGTCGACCTTGCCGACCAATTCCCCATCGACGGCAGCCCCAGCGGGCGGGCGGTACTCGCGACCTACAGCGAGGCGGCCGCGCAGGCGATCCTCGGCGCAGCGCGTTACGCCAAGGCGCGCCCCGCGCTGGAGTTGATCCGCAGCCAGCAGGACTTCGCCTTCGGCCATGGCGAATTCAAGCCGGGCTTGTCGTCGGTGGCGTTTCCGATTCGCCTGGAAGCCGGGCAAGCGATTGGCGCGGTGGTGGTCGCCGGCCTGGAAATGGAAGACGAAACCCACCCCGCCTCGTCGCTGGCCAGCCACGTGCGCCGGGCTTGTGAGGGCATCGCGGCGCAACTCGGCAACCTCTAG